TGGTACAGACTCTTATTATAAGAGATTTTGAGATTATGCTCTCTACTCAGGCAATGCAAAGTAACTTTAAGGGTTGGGAGGGGCATTGAATGCAAGGCTGACAGATCAGTGTTGATTTGTACTGTGTGTTGAAGTGGCACAGCTGGGGGGGGACATTGGGCGAACTAAATGCCATCGGATGAAACCGGCGCTGCTTACCTGTTGCTAGTGACAACCAAAAAGAGCCACTGTAGGCAGTCTCCAGGGACACTGTTCCTATGGTGATTGTGCAGAATGGCACGTTGTGTATGGTGGAGAACGATGCCAAGGAAAAGAAGATGAATGCTCCAGTTGTGACCATCATGTAGCCTGCATACATTAGCACTGGCATGGAGAACAGCACATTGGAGACGAGCCAGCAGCAGAACGCCGTCCTGTTGGGATGGAGCACAGTTTCACTACTGGAAAGGAAGAGCCGTAGAGTCATCTTGCCTAGACCACCTCTGCTGACCATTACAGACTAAACCCCTAAATCAAAAGTCTCACGAACCCTAAAAACACAGTGTGTCCAAGCCATACACAGCCACAGCTGGAATCAGTGGGAAAGCCTTGTGTtcctaaatgcattttttggtTGTCAGTGGGATTTGGTGGTGTCTTTAAGGGTGTACTGGCTATCAGGGGGTGTATAGTGTCAGTTCATTGGTTAACACTTTGCAATGCGGTGAGTCGTACCACATGGTGGCCGAGGCATAGCGTCCAGAGTATCGGTACTGGAAGTACAGGCCACAAGGGCTGTCCTGCGTGAACTTCTCCGCAATGTATAGGATGGGGTTGGGAAGGCCCCTCTCGAGGGCCTCGCTGTAGTCCTGGTCATAGTCGTCCGTCCACTGGAACATTTCGTTGTAGTCGATCGTCTCATTTAGCTGCTTGACAGGGTTTCCTGGGGAAAATAACAGGGATAGAGGGAACAAATGAACAGATGCAGAAAATGAGTGAAATGAGGCAGGACTATTCAGGGAGGTTTATTAGATTAAGAGCTCAggatggaatgaaaaccagtagCCTCTGACGAAAGCATGCAAGCATCACTGATCTGTAGGGAGTAGAGTGTAACCCACCCTTAAGAGTCACATTGATCCCGGACAGCCCAACGTGCAGCCCAACCTCAGCTTCGACAATAGCATTGCTGAAGGACTTGTAAGTGGTGTTGGCCTGAATGCTGGCAGTGGCCCAGTCGCTGGTAAAGTTCACAGCTAgaagacagaaaaacagacaattAACTTGGGGTCAGCCTGCAGTCTGTAGCAGAAATGTGCAATTGAAATGGCTGGGGAGTCTGTCATTCAGTGAGCAGACGCACAGGAAGCTCTTCATGGGTATGGAACTCACATAATGAACAGAGGCTTTATGTCAGGATGGTAGCTGGGAAAATTCACCCTTACACCTCAGAGATACTAAggagtttggtttggtttggtttctgACCAAAAGGGGGCGACATAGTAATACTGTGCTCATCTTTTCATTAATCTTCCATCCACTGATTGAGCAGTTGTAGGACGTTAGTaggttgtgctgtgtgttactcACCAACCccgctaacacacaacgttgcatGTTAGCTGGGATGCAACTTAAAAACTGTCAAATTCAGTCACAACGTCGAAATTGTCATTAAAAGTCTCAATTCATTACCGATTAATTTCCACTTCACTTACCTACGATGACTACGCCTATGAAGAGGCTGCAGAGGACTCGGAACATCCAGAACAGCCTCTAAACAAGTCAGATAAAACAGGTATTCAGAAACTGGAAGAGTTACAGCTGAATAGGACTAAATCAGCATCTACCCAGTGAGAAGTtttagaagaaaacaaataactgCTTTCTATGATTTACAAGATTCAATTATCTACCGGCTAAACATATATTacaaatttgaaaaaataactataaaCAGACTTACAAATGAAATCAAATTGCATTATCATGATATAACTGGAATCCCAGGTACGAAAGGAGGATATTTGGATTGCCTTATTAGCCGGGGGTTTATTGCCTTTCTTACCCATTTGCCCCGGATTCCGGGCAGGATGATTATAAAACTGCAGGCGAAGACCAGGAACACCAGGATGACGATCAGCTGGTTGATGTTGAAGATAAAAGCCGTCCTTTGTTGCGGGTAAAAGGGGTAAATGTCATTGTAGAATGTCATCTTTTCTGTGGATCTCCGAGAGCCCTGGAAATAAGCGCAGCACAGTGAGGACAGTGTTAGAGCCGAGACATCTCAGTTACCAGATGCGCAGATAGACGCCTTTCTGCGCCCCACAGACAGCGGCAATGAGCAGCGCGGCCCGACACAGTGGCTGCAGTCAAAGACTG
The genomic region above belongs to Amia ocellicauda isolate fAmiCal2 chromosome 4, fAmiCal2.hap1, whole genome shotgun sequence and contains:
- the duox2 gene encoding dual oxidase maturation factor 2, which encodes MTFYNDIYPFYPQQRTAFIFNINQLIVILVFLVFACSFIIILPGIRGKWRLFWMFRVLCSLFIGVVIVAVNFTSDWATASIQANTTYKSFSNAIVEAEVGLHVGLSGINVTLKGNPVKQLNETIDYNEMFQWTDDYDQDYSEALERGLPNPILYIAEKFTQDSPCGLYFQYRYSGRYASATMWTAFCCWLVSNVLFSMPVLMYAGYMMVTTGAFIFFSLASFSTIHNVPFCTITIGTVSLETAYSGSFWLSLATGLLCSLIGLSVILLECLIPEKMRAAFISSEEDDSEDLCVAEGFLNASFLERETSLQLGDVSWTQRPEHGDSVKSNRC